A single genomic interval of Alligator mississippiensis isolate rAllMis1 chromosome 15, rAllMis1, whole genome shotgun sequence harbors:
- the LOC132245722 gene encoding beta-keratin-related protein-like, with protein MFPSFPPVFQANLHCRNMSSYGQLISSRCYNPCEVTCPRPYADAWNEPCVTSCGDSRAVVYPPPVAITFPGPILASCPQESYVGTSEPQCIGGPYTAGGYLGYRGSVGTGYSYPSYSRQLNRYRYGGCGPC; from the coding sequence AtgttcccctctttccctcctgtgTTTCAGGCCAACCTCCACTGCAGGAACATGTCTTCCTACGGACAGCTGATCAGCTCCCGCTGCTACAACCCCTGTGAGGTGACCTGCCCGCGGCCATATGCCGATGCCTGGAACGAGCCCTGCGTGACATCCTGCGGTGACTCCAGAGCCGTGGTCTACCCACCCCCAGTGGCCATCACCTTCCCCGGACCCATCCTCGCCTCGTGCCCCCAGGAGAGCTACGTGGGCACCTCAGAACCCCAGTGCATTGGCGGCCCATACACTGCCGGCGGCTACCTGGGGTACAGAGGCTCAGTGGGCACCGGGTACTCCTACCCCTCCTATTCCCGTCAGCTCAACAGATACCGCTATGGAGGCTGTGGGCCATGCTAA